A single Anopheles arabiensis isolate DONGOLA chromosome 2, AaraD3, whole genome shotgun sequence DNA region contains:
- the LOC120893951 gene encoding hypoxia up-regulated protein 1 codes for MGTRHWLPSDGRMLLIVLPMVVALFATLANSAAVMSVDLGSEWMKVGVVSPGVPMEIALNKESKRKTPTTIAFRNGDRVFGEDAQTLGVRFPSNSFGYLTDLLGKTVDNPMVDLYRKRFPYYDIVADPVRRTVVFRSGEEQYMIEELIAQLLQVAKSYAEDSTGQLITECVLIVPGFYGQAERTALVAAARLANLKVLQLINDYTAVALNYGIFRRKEINETAQYFLFYDMGAYKTSAAVVSYQLVKDKATRETHPVVQVLGVGYDRTLGGLEMQVRLRDYLGREFNKMGKTKTDVFTNPRAMAKLFKEAGRLKNVLSANTEHYAQIEGLLDEQDFRLLVKREQFEELCKDLYERVTAPLDKALAVSGLALDVINQVVLFGGNTRVPKVQDILRTHIGQELAKNLNADEAACMGAVYRAADLATGFKVKKFITKDAVLFPIQVVFDREGESGATRQVRRTLFGSMNSYPQKKVITFNKHTDDFEFTVQYAELDAVLKGDTETLGSPDLARVQLSEVAKRLKASVAENVESKGIKAHFLLDDSGIFSLANVELVLEKTVTKEEEDEDESTFQKIGNTISKLFSGDSADKPAEEKPPTEGGAEAKDEEEPASGKEGKESAEEEQQQQQEEGKKQSAKDKEADGGAKDAKPEAGEPADKKAADEGTEAKNATVKPKIVTLKEPIPSKVELAYVVPLDGELFDASAKRLSALDEVDKAKQRRETALNALESYVIDAQVKLDEQEYASCATETEIETIRKRCGEISEWLYEDGSDADAETYETKLEELRGVANEVYARHWEHQERPIALNALKQMINGSEGFLRSARNLTKDTNPEKDVFTAVEIETLEKAIRSTIEWRDTEVAEQEKLARNAPVRLTVKDITDRMGLLDREVKYLVNKLKLWRPKVKPTPPPKPEKTTAGKKEGEQKEEAPSSEEQPGSEPVLEQTPEKDADETEEGAAIDPTATQQDRTGESGDHTEL; via the exons ATGGGTACACGTCACTGGTTGCCGTCGGATGGGAGGATGCTGCTGATCGTGCTGCCGATGGTGGTGGCCCTGTTCGCGACGCTTGCCAACAGTGCCGCCGTCATGTCGGTGGATCTCGGCAGCGAGTGGATGAAGGTCGGTGTCGTATCCCCCGGCGTCCCGATGGAGATCGCGCTGAACAAGGAGTCGAAGCGGAAAACGCCGACCACCATCGCGTTCCGGAACGGGGACCGCGTGTTTGGCGAGGACGCCCAGACGCTGGGCGTTCGGTTTCCCTCGAACAGCTTCGGCTACCTGACCGATCTGCTCGGCAAAACGGTCGACAATCCGATGGTGGATCTGTACCG CAAACGCTTCCCATACTACGACATCGTGGCCGATCCGGTCCGGCGCACGGTCGTGTTCCGGTCGGGCGAGGAACAGTACATGATCGAGGAGCTGATCGcgcagctgctgcaggtggCAAAGAGCTACGCGGAGGACAGCACCGGCCAGCTGATTACGGAGTGTGTGCTCATTGTGCCCGGGTTTTATGGGCAGGCGGAACGGACGGCGCTGGTGGCGGCCGCCCGGCTGGCGAACCTGAAGGTGCTGCAGCTGATCAACGACTACACGGCGGTGGCGCTCAACTACGGCATCTTCCGGCGGAAGGAAATCAACGAAACGGCCCAGTACTTCCTGTTCTACGATATGGGTGCGTACAAAACGTCCGCCGCGGTCGTCAGCTACCAGCTGGTGAAGGATAAGGCGACGCGCGAAACGCACCCGGTCGTGCAGGTGCTCGGCGTCGGGTACGACCGGACGCTCGGCGGGCTGGAGATGCAGGTGCGGCTGCGTGACTACCTGGGCCGTGAGTTCAACAAGATGGGCAAGACGAAGACGGACGTGTTCACCAATCCGCGTGCGATGGCGAAGCTGTTCAAGGAGGCGGGCCGGCTGAAGAACGTGCTGAGCGCCAACACGGAACACTACGCGCAGATCGAGGGCCTGCTGGACGAGCAGGACTTCCGGCTGCTGGTGAAGCGCGAACAGTTCGAGGAGCTCTGCAAGGATCTGTACGAGCGGGTGACGGCTCCGCTCGACAAGGCGCTGGCCGTGTCCGGTTTGGCGCTGGACGTCATCAACCAGGTGGTACTGTTCGGGGGTAATACGCGCGTGCCGAAGGTGCAGGACATACTGCGCACCCACATCGGGCAGGAGCTGGCGAAGAACCTGAACGCGGACGAGGCCGCCTGCATGGGGGCGGTGTACCGGGCGGCCGATCTGGCCACCGGCTTCAAGGTGAAGAAGTTCATCACGAAGGACGCGGTCCTGTTCCCGATCCAGGTCGTGTTCGACCGGGAGGGCGAGAGCGGGGCGACGCGCCAGGTGCGCCGCACGCTTTTCGGCTCGATGAACTCGTACCCGCAGAAGAAGGTGATCACGTTCAACAAGCACACGGACGACTTTGAGTTTACCGTGCAGTACGCGGAGCTGGATGCGGTGCTGAAGGGTGACACGGAAACGCTCGGCTCGCCCGATCTGGCCCGCGTGCAGCTGAGCGAGGTGGCCAAGCGGCTGAAGGCGAGTGTGGCGGAGAATGTGGAGTCGAAGGGCATCAAGGCGCACTTCCTGCTGGACGATTCGGGCATCTTCTCGCTGGCCAACGTCGAGCTGGTGCTGGAAAAGACGGTCAccaaggaggaggaggacgaggacgaaaGCACGTTCCAGAAGATTGGCAACACGATCAGCAAACTGTTCTCGGGCGACAGCGCGGACAAGCCGGCGGAAGAGAAACCACCGACCGAGGGCGGCGCGGAAGCGAAGGACGAGGAAGAGCCGGCCagtggaaaggagggaaaagagtcggcggaggaggagcagcagcagcagcaggaggagggCAAGAAGCAATCCGCAAAGGACAAAGAGGCTGACGGTGGAGCGAAGGACGCCAAGCCGGAAGCGGGTGAGCCGGCGGATAAAAAGGCAGCGGACGAAGGCACGGAAGCGAAGAATGCCACCGTGAAACCAAAGATTGTCACGCTCAAAGAGCCGATCCCGTCGAAGGTGGAGCTCGCGTACGTGGTGCCGCTCGACGGCGAGCTGTTCGATGCGTCGGCCAAGCGGCTGTCCGCGCTGGACGAGGTGGACAAGGCGAAGCAGCGCCGCGAGACGGCGCTGAACGCGCTGGAAAGCTACGTGATCGATGCGCAGGTGAAGCTGGACGAGCAGGAGTACGCGTCGTGCGCGACCGAGACCGAGATCGAGACGATCCGCAAACGGTGCGGCGAAATTTCCGAATGGCTGTACGAGGACGGGTCCGACGCGGATGCGGAAACGTACGAAACCAAGCTGGAGGAGCTGCGGGGCGTCGCGAACGAGGTGTACGCCCGCCACTGGGAGCACCAGGAGCGGCCGATCGCGCTGAACGCGCTGAAGCAGATGATCAACGGTTCGGAAGGGTTCCTGCGCAGCGCGCGCAACCTCACCAAGGACACCAACCCGGAAAAGGACGTGTTCACCGCGGTGGAGATTGAAACGCTCGAGAAGGCGATCCGCAGCACGATCGAGTGGCGCGATACGGAGGTGGCCGAGCAGGAGAAGCTCGCCCGCAACGCGCCGGTACGGCTGACGGTGAAGGACATTACCGATCGCATGGGTCTGCTCGACCGCGAGGTGAAGTATCTGGTGAACAAGCTGAAGCTGTGGCGCCCGAAGGTGAAACCGACACCGCCACCGAAGCCGGAAAAAACAACCGCCGGCAAGAAGGAGGGCGAGCAGAAGGAGGAAGCACCGTCCAGCGAGGAGCAGCCCGGCTCGGAACCGGTGCTGGAGCAGACACCCGAAAAGGATGCGGACGAAACGGAAGAGGGCGCCGCGATCGATCCGACCGCAACGCAGCAGGACCGTACAGGCGAGAGCGGCGATCATACGGAGCTGTAG